The Desulfurispora thermophila DSM 16022 nucleotide sequence CGGCCGGGGTGAAAAATTTCAACCAGGTGACCTTTGAGGGCATAGAGACGGCCTGTGGATCGGCCTACCAGCACCTGGTGATCCGGCATCACTCCTGTTACAACTGCCCCGTGCACTGCCGGGCCTTTGTGCGCCTCGACCAGGGGCGCCACGCCGGTTTTGTGGGTGACCGCGGGGAGTACGAGCCTCTGTCCATGTGGGGCCCCCGCTGCGGCAATGCCGACGGGCGGGAGAGCATCTACCTGTGCAACCTGTGTGACGAGTACGGCATTGACAGCTTTGACGCCGGCTGCCTGGTGGCCTTTGCCATGGATCTCTATGAGCGGGGCATTTTGACCCGGGAGGATACGGATGGCCTGGAACTGACCTGGGGCAATGTGCCGGCCATGGAGGAGCTGCTTTTGCGCATGGTCTACCGGCGCACCTGGCTGGGCGACGCCCTGTCCCGGGGCCTGCCCAAAGCGGCGGTCATCATCGGCCGGGGGGCGGAGAAATACGCCTATCACGTCAAGGGGCTGGGCCTGCCAATAATGGACCCGCGGGGCTTTAAAGGCAGCGCCCTGGGTTACGCCGTGCTCAGCCGCGGTGCCGACTTCAACCAGGTTTACGCCAAGCCGGAATATGCTTATACGCCGCAGCAGGCCCTGGCGGCCTACGGGACGGAAAAGGCGGCCGACCGGCTGAGTGAGGAGGGCAAGGCCCGCATGGTCAAGCAGTGCATGTGTGCCAACGCCGCGCTGGACGCCCTGGGCATCTGCCGCATTCCCGCCGTGGCCATGCTTTTAGATTTCGACCTTACGGAAACCGCCCGGGTGGTGGCCGCTCTGGCCGGGGAGCCGGTGAGCGGGGCGGATTTGCTGACCGTGGGCGAGCGCATTGTGAACGCGGAAAGGCTGTTCAACTTCCGCTGCGGCGCCAGCGGGCGGGACGACAGGCTGCCGGAGAAGTTCCTGCGCGAGCCGGTGCCGGAAGGGCCCTGCCGGGGCCAGGTGGTGCGCCTGGATTTTATGCTGCAAGAGTTTTATGCGCTGATGGGCTGGGAGGCGGACGGCACGGTAGGCCCGGCCCGGCAGCGGGAGCTGGGGCTGGCCGGCCTGGACGGCAGCGAAGATATCGCCACTATTGCCGCAATGTGATTGTGCGGGGGGCCGTTCCGCGCCCGCCCGTGATAGGCGAACGGCAGCGGGTGCGCATCCCGTGCGAGAACAGGATACGCAGCCGCAGGCAGGCAATGCCTGGCGCGGCAGTATCCGCGCTCGCTCCGTGGCTAAAGCGCCGACGGCACGACGGCGCGGCTGCGGGCCGCACCGGCGCGGCGCTCGTATGCGGCATGGTACCAGTTGCCTTTCTATGGCGGGCGTATAGCACTTCAGTTTCGCATCGGCTGTGGCATGCTTTTAGCCTCGCCACTCCGCGCCGCGGGTGCGGCGACCTCGCCGCGCCTGTGCCGTTACCGGCGCTCCGCAAGTCGCTCGCTTCGGATAACTGCCGCGCCGCGCTGGGGCTCACGCCGATAACGCGGGTGCGCCAATCCCGGCCGAGCCGCCGGTGCTGCCCGGTGCGCAGTTCGGGCGAGCCAGGGATGCGCACCGGCAAAACATTACCATGCCAACCGAGTGTGAATATTGCCGCGTCCGACATTGCTGCCGGCGGATACCCATTTCCGGTTCGCCCGGGATTTACGCACCGGCAGCCATTCGCCTGTGCTGGCCCGTTTTTTGCAACAAGAAAGACCAGCTAAATACCCAGAGGCTTAATGCCGGAGGAGGTTATACAAGAAATATGGAACCCTATCTGTCCAACTATACAGAGCAGTGCACGCCGCGCCTGAAGTGGCTCAGCGAGGCTCAGCTGGAGCAAATCCACCTGGCTTCGCTGGAGGTGCTGGAGCGGACGGGCATTGTGGTGCAAAACCAGCAGGCGCTGGCCCTGCTCAAAGAGGCCGGCTGCCGGGTGCGGGAGGACCGGGTGTGGATACCGGGCTGGCTGGTGGAGGAATGCCTGCGCCTGGCCCCCAAGCGGGTGATGGTGGCCAACCGCCTGGGGCAGCGGGTGATGCCGCTGGAAAAGAACCGGGTCTATTACGGCACCGGTTCCGACCTGCCCTTTACCATTGATATGGAAAGCAAAGAGCGCCGGGTTTCCACCAAAAAGGATGTGGAGGAAGCCGCCCTCTTGATGGACTACCTGCCCAACTACGACTTTATCATGAGCTATGCCATTGCTACGGACACGCCGTCCAGCGTCAGCGACCTGCACCAGTTCGCGGCCATGACCATAAACAGCAGCAAGCCCATCATCTTCACGGCCCACAACCCGGAAAACACCGAAGCCATTATCCAGATGGCCGCCGCCTGCGTGGGCGGGGAGGATGAGCTGCGCCACAATCCTTACATCATCCTTTATTCCGAACCCATCTCCCCGCTGGTGCATACGCAGGACGGCGTGGGCAAGATGTTCAAGTGTTTTGATTACAACGTGCCGGTGGTTTATACACCCGGTGTGCTGGCCGGTGCCACCACGCCCGTGACCAAGGCCGGCTGCATCACGCTGATGAACGCGGAAGCGCTGGCCGGGGTGGTCATGGCCCAGCTGTACAAGAAGGGGGCGCCCATCATCATTGGCGGCGGCGCTACGCCCATGGATATGAAATACTCCACCACGCTGTACGGCGCGCCCGAGACCGGCATGAACTACGCGGCCATGACCGAGCTGGCCCAGTTCTACGGCCTGCCCAACTTCACCGAGGCCGGCTGCACCAACTCCCCGCTGCCCGATGTGCAGGCCGGCGTGGAAGCGGCCCTGTCCATCATGTTCAACCAGCTTTGTGGCGCCAACCTGGTGCACGACGTGGGCTACCTGGAGGGGGGCAAAACCGGTTACCTGCCCTTCCTGGTTGTTTGTGACGATATCATCGACATGGCCCGCTACACCGGGGCCGGTACCCGCACTTCGCCCGAGCACCTGGCGGTGGACTGCATCCACGACGTGGGGCCGGGCGGCAACTACCTGGCTCACGACCACACCTTCAAATATTTCCGGCAGGAAATCTGGTCGCCCCGCTTTTTCATCCGCTATCGCTGGGAGCAGTGGGAGGAGCAGGGCCGGGAAACCACGCTGGACCGGGCCATCAGCAAAGTGCGGCAGGTGCTGGCCAGCCACAAACCGGCGGCGCTGCCGGCCGCCGCGCAGCAGACCCTTATGGACATCATCGCCCGCCGGCAGCGGGAAGCCCGGAGTTAGGGGGTGGAGACCTTGCGCTACGCCAGCAGACACGGCCATGGGCTGGCCCTGGCCACGCTTGCGCCGGCCCAGATTGAACAGATTCACCAGGCCAGTTGCCGCATCTTGAGCGAAGTGGGGGTGCTGGTGCACCACGACGAAGCGGCCGCCCTTTTGCAGAAGGCCGGGGCGTACACCGACGGCAGCGGGCGCACCTACCTGCCCGTGGCCCTGGTGGAGTGGGCTATTCGTACCGCTCCCTCGCGCATCACACTGTATAACCGCCTGGGCCGGCCGGCCATGTGGCTGGAGGGCCACAACGCCTACTTCGGCACCGGTTCCGACACGCTCTATTTCTTTGACCCGGACAGCGGCGAACGGCGGCCCTGGCGCAGCCAGGACGTGGCCGCCGCCCTGCGCGTAGCGGATGCCCTGCCCGGCATAGATTTCGTCATGTCCATGGGCATGCTGGAGGAAGTGGACAAGCGCCTGCACAACCGTATACAGTATGCTCTGATGCTGAAAAACAGCAGCAAGCCCCAGGTGGTGATCGCCGAGGACGATAAGACCCTGGCCGACATCATCGACATGGCGGCGGCGGCCGTGGGCGGCCGGGAAAAACTGGCCCACCAGCCGCTTTTCGCCCTGTACTGCGAGCCCACATCGCCGCTGCAACTGCCCTACGAGTCCGTCGCCAAGCTGCTTTTGGCCGCCGAACGGCGGGTGCCCGTCAACTTTGCCTGCGGCGCGCTGGCCGGGGCCACCACGCCGGTGACCGTGGCCGGTACCGTGGTGCAGGCCAATGCCGAGGCGCTGTGCGGTCTGGTGGTGCACCAGCTGAAAAATCCCGGCGCGCCCTTCCTGTACGGCTACGGCGATTCGCCGCTGGATATGCGCACCATGCAGGCGCTCTATGCCGTGCCCGAAGCGCTCATGCTGCAGGGCTGCCTGTGCGACCTGGCCCGCTATTACCGGTTGCCCTCCTGGGGCTATGCCGGTTGCACCAGTGCCAAGGTCTTTGACGAGCAGGCCGTGGTGGAGGCCACCATGTTTACCCTCCTGGGCGCCCTGCAGGGCTGCAACCTGATGCACGATGTCTTTTACATGGAATCGGGGCGTACCGGCTCGCTGGAGCTGCTGGTTTTGATGGATGAAGTCATCTCCCGCGTGCGCTTTATGCTGCGCGGGGTGGACACCAGCCCGCAGCAACTGGCGGTGGAAGCCATTGCCCGGGTGGGGCCGGGCGGTAACTTCCTGGCCGACGACCACACGGCCGACCACTTCCGCCAGAGCTGGCAGCCCATAGTGTCCGACTTCCAGACCTACGAGGGCTGGATGGCCGCGGGCGGCCAGACCACGGGGCAGCGCATTGCCGGGCGGCTGCGCCAGATCCTGGACACCCACCGGCCCGCGCCGCTGCCGGAGGCGGTGGAAAAGCAAATAGAGGCCATTTTGCAGCGGGCGCAGGAGCGGCTGTAGAAGTGTTTGCGGATTAATGACAAACATCCCGGTTGGCGAGCATTGTGCAAAAGCGAGCCCTTTGTGGAGCACCGGCTAACGGCACTTGGCGCAGTGGCGGTAACGAAGCCTTTAGGCGCGACACGGAGGTCCGGCCCAACCCCAGTTGAGCCGGGATGGCGAATCTGGGGTGGTCCGGCTGAGTCCGCCGCAAGCCGTAGTGCCGTCCGGTGCGCAACCGTTGGGCGAGCGTTGCACATGCTCGCCGAACAACCTTGCCACATAACTATAAAGATATAACGTAGGAGGAATGAATGATGGGCAAATATTCTCAACTGGCCGATCTGGTGCTGAAAGGCGACCAGCCGCAGGTGGAGCAGGTGACCCGCCAGCTGCTGGAGGCGGGCGAGGACCCGCTGCAGATCATCAACGAGGGGCTGATTGCCGGCATCACCGAGGTGGGCGTGCGCTTTAAAGAAGGCGAACTCTTTGTGCCCGAGATGATGCGCTCGGCCAAGGCCATGAAGGCGGGCATAGAAATATTAAAACCGGCCATTGCCGGCAGCGACATCCCCAGCGCCGGCAAGGTGGTCATGGGTACCGTGAAGGGAGACCTGCACGATATCGGCAAAAACCTGGTGATCATGATGCTGGAGAGCAGCGGCTTTGCCGTGGTGGACCTGGGCATCGATGTGCCCGTGGAGAAATTCATCGCCGCGGTGCAGGAACACCGGCCGCAAATCGTGGGTATGTCGGCGCTTTTGACCACCACCATGCCCGTAATGAAGCAGGTGATTGACGCTTTAAGCCGGGAAAACCTGCGGGAAAATGTCAAGGTGCTGGTGGGCGGCGCGCCGGTTTCGGCGGAATTTGCCCGGGAAATCGGGGCGGACGGCTACGCTCCCGATGCGGCCAGCGCCGCCGAGCTGTGCAAGCAAATGGTGGGTTAAAGGGGAGTTTCGTGGCAGTCTGTAAGGGTGACAGGGGGGCGCTGCAAAGTGCGCCCCCTTGCTTTTTGGGATGCCGCTGGATTATGGAATATGTTGTTAGCCATTTGACTGGTCGCAATTGGGCCGGGCTTTGGTTATGGCCTGGCAGAGGAGGGGCCGGGTTTTTTCCCGCTGCTGTATTTTTTGGGCGTACATGGCGGCATCGGCTTCTTTCAATGTTTCGTTGAGCGTTTTAGAGGGGTCGGGACTGGTGGCCCAGCCGATGGACAGGAAGACCGGCAGAGCGGGATCGCTGTTGTTATAGGCAGCCAGGTGTTTATGCAAACGCTCCACAATGACCTGCGCCGCCTTTGCATCGGTGTCCGGCAACAGGGCGGCAAACTCGTCACCGCCGATGCGGGCCAATATGTCCGAACTGCGCAGTGCTGCTTTCAGCTGTCCGGCACAGGCCCTGATCAACTCGTCGCCCCGGTCGTGGCCCAGGCTGTCGTTGACCAGTTTCAGGCCGTCCAGGTCGGCCAGCAGCACGGTGATGGGGTAATCGCGGCTTTTTTCCAGCCGGGCCATTTCGGCCTGGAAAAAGGCCCGGTTGTAAAGGCCGGTCAGCACATCGTGCATGCTCAGGTAGCGCAGCTGCTCTTCGTAGCGGCGGCGTTCGGTGATATCCAGCGTGGCTTCCACGGCGCCCGTAACATTGCCCTGGTTATCGAAGACGGGCGAGGCGTTGATGCTCAGCCAGCGTCCGTCGGGTGTTTCCAGTTCGCCGGTATAGGGCTGGCCGCTGGTCATGGCCCGCTGCACCGGACAGCCGGCGCAGGGCTGGTCCTGGCCGAAGCGCACTTCGTAGCACTTGGCCCCCATCAGCTCCAGCACGCTTTTGCCCACGGCCTGGGCGGCGGTTTTGTTGGCCCAGATGATGTGCAGGTCGCGGTCCACAAAGATGACCATTTCGGTCAGGCTGTCCAGGATGAGGTTTTTCTCCGCCATCAGGCGGGAGAGTTCCTCCTCCAAAATCTTGCGCGGTGTGATGTCGGAAATAAAGTGCAGGTGGGCCGTACCTTCTTCCCAGCCAATCACGGTGGAGTTGGCTTCCAGCCACCTTTCCCGGCCGTCGGCCGTGCGGGAGCGGAAGGGGTGTGCTCGGGTGATGCCTCCCTTTTCGGTCAGAGCCAGGCAATATTCGTGCATGGCGGCCTTGTCCTGGGGGTGAACCAGCTCCAAAAAGGTCTGGTCGGTTTTGTCCTGTGGGCAGCCCAGCATGCCCGCGGCAGCCGGGTTGGCGTACTTGATGACACCGTTTTGTACCACCACTATGCCCTCGGCCATGTTGTCCAGTATAGCGTTGTGTTTTTGTTCCTGGTGCTCCAGCTCCTGCCGGTGCCGGGCCAGCTTTTCCAGCAGATCGTTCATTTCCCGGGATAACCGGGCCAGTTCATCCCCGCCGGGCAGCACCGGTATGCCGGCTGGCGGTGAGTTACCGCTCTGGTGCAGGGCGGCGGTGAGACGATTCAGGCGTGCCAGACAGGTGTGGTTAAGCCAGAAAATGGTTAAGACAAAGGTGAGCAGTGTGGTTAGGAAAAGCCCCAGAGCAAAAGTGGTCTCTTTTGCCATACCTGCCAGCAGATTTTTTGTGAATAGATGCAGTAATAACCAGATGAGCAGGGCGGAAAAAGCGAAAATGCCGCTTAAAGTCAGCAGCAACTTGGTTTTCAAAGACATGTAAAGCGCTCACTTTCTTCATTGGTTGTTTTCCTTAACGGAAAATGCGCAGCCTGTTTGTCCGGGCGGGGCCTTGCTTGTTTATTCGATCCGGCACTCGCGGCGGGGGACAAAGCCCAGTTTGTCCTTGACCTGCTGGATGCGGCTGGCCAGATCGCCCGTGATCACTGTGTAGGGCACGTTCATCATGTCCAGAAAGCTCTTGATTTTTTGATCCACAACGGCGGCCATTTCCTCGTTCTGGTAAATTACCCCGTCGTTGTGCAGGGGGAATTCGCGGGGAATATAAAAAATCTCGTATTCGGGCAGGTCCTTCATGGCCCATTCGTAGAGTTTCATCAGGGCGTAAACCTGCTGCCGGCTCTTGAAGTCGCAGAGCAAGAGGCCGTAGACGTAGTTTAATATGGTGGCGTTGTCGCAGAAAATGATGTCGCAGTGGGACAGCTCGGCCTCGGATTGTTTCTGGCCCTCGTAGAGCAAAAACTGTTCGAAAATGGTGCGGGGCGGGCCGTAACGGATGATGTAGCTGCGGGCGAAGTCCATGCAGGAGGAAGAAAGGTAACCGGCCATGCTGAAATCCACATCCAGCTGCTTAATCAGCGTGGTCTTGCCCGTGCCCGGGCCGCCCAGAAAGGCACATTTGGTAGGTTTGCCGGTCCGGCACTGCATGTTCATTAAACACGATCCTCCTTTGGGTGTGGCTGGCAGTATATTCTACAAATTTCGACAAAATATTCGGCAATAAGACCGGTGTTAAATAGCACTATTTCCGGTGCATTATTATTCGCTGTCTGAGGCCAAAAACCTTTTCACATTTTCCCCGTTCTTGAATATATTTACTAAGGTAGTGAACCGGATGGCCGGGAGGGGGAAAGCTTTATGTGGGAAGAATTGCTGGGCAAGGTGCTGGCGGGGAAAGAAGAGCGGGAGCAGGCCCTTTTAATGTCGCTGGCCAACCTCTTTGCCCTGACAGGGGTGTTGAGCAAACTGACCGGGGTGACGGCAGGTGCGGGCAGTGAGGTGGGGCAGGGGGGGTTGGAGCCGCTCTTGTTCCACCTGCTTGAGCAGCGGCGGGCGGGGGGAGGAGAGCCGGGTATGCCTTTGGATCCGGCCTGGCTGGTTAAGCTTCTGGCCGGCCATTTGCCGCCGCAGCAGGCCGCTTTGCTGGGGATCTTGAGCAGTTTGTGGGGCGGTGCGCCGGGGACGGCGGCGGAAGCAGAGGTGCGCCGGACGAGCATGTCCGCGCCACCGGTCCGGGATGCGGCGGTCGGGTCTGCTGTTCGGCAGCGGACCGATATGCGGAGGGCGGTCGAGGCCGGGGCGAACCAGGGCTCTGTTCAGCCCGATATTGCAGCAGGCCGCAGGCCGGGTGGCAGAAACAGAGTGCTCTGCTGGGATCCGCGCCTGGCGGGAAATGCGCGTAATAATAAACAGGGATAATGCACAAACTACCCCCGGAAAAACTTTTCCGGGGGTGTTGCTTTTGCCTTTTGCTACAGCCAGCTTTAGTGTGGGTGGCCTGTTTGACAGCCAGAATCAGGCGGAAATAAAGGACGTTCTGCAAGACATTGATGGAGTACAAAAAGTTAATGTCGATTTGCAGGAGAAAAGGGTGGACGTAACCTTCGACAGCACGGTTTTGCCCGCTGATTATCTGGCCCGTACGCTAAATTCGCTGGGGTACTCGCCGTATGTGGATATTGAGCAGCAAGGTGGTGGTTGCTGAACGGACAAATAATGGTGGAGAGGACGGGGGCTGTAAGCAATGACGGACAATTTGCCGGCCCTGCTGATTGCCGCTGCTTCCGGTGTTTTGATGGCCTGGCAGGGAACCTTCAATGCGGTACTGGGTAAGAGAATCGGTCTTTTGGAGACCACTTTTGTGGTGCATATCACCGGTCTATTGCTGGTCAGCTTGCTCCTGTTTGTTTTACGCCTGGGCAGCGGCCGGCTGTCCCAGCTTTTTGCCGCCCCCTGGTATACACTGCTGGGCGGTGTGCTGGGGGTGGGGATAGTTTACCTGGTGGCCTTGAGCATACCGCGGGTGGGCGTGGCACCGGCCACTACGGCCATTATTCTGGGCCAGGTTTTTACGGCCGGGCTGATTGATCATTTCGGGTTTTGTGGTGTGGATAAACTGCCCTTTTCCTGGTGCCGCATTGTGGGTACTCTTTTGATGGCCCTGGGGGCGTATTTTTTATTGAAAAAGTGAGGTTAAGGCAGACGGATTTTTTGCCCCGGGTAAATCAAATGAGGGGTGGGCAGCTGGTTTAAGGCCAAAAGCCGGTCCAGCTCGATGCCGTAGCGGCGGGCAATCGCCCACAGTGTATCGCCCGGCCGGACAACATGGTATCGCTCGGTGGGGGCCGTGGTTTCCGGAGCGGGGTCGGGGAGGGCGTTGTCCAGAGGTGGGGAACCGGCAATGGGCGCAGGGGCCGGTTGTGGCTGCTCTGCCGCCACAATAATTACCGGTGTGCCTACGGGTACCTGCGGGAACAGGGACTCAATGTCCCGGTTGTGCATGCGGATGCACCCTTTGGAGGCCATGGTGCCGATGGAGGCCGGGTTGTTGGTGCCGTGAATGCCGTAATTGCCGCCGGGGATATTTAAACCCATCCAGCGGCTGCCCAGGACACCGCCGGGATTGACAACCTTGTTCACGATCCGGTAGTGACCGGTGGGGGTGGGGGTAGCCGGCTTGCCCACGGCCACGGGATAGGTGGCCTTGAGAATCCCTCCTGCAAAATATTGCAAGCGGCGTCTCTTGGTATTGATCAGCAGGTAGGCGCCGCCGGGGGCGGGGGATGTTTGCAGCATACAATCATCTCCTAAAAATGGTAATATACCCGGTTAGATGCCGGGCATGCTGTTGCTGCTTACGGTTGACGCATATCGCTTGGATGGGAAGGGCTGGCGGTAGGGAGCCTTTTTGCTGTGGGGAGTGATGTGCTGTACAGTTATTATATTGCTGCTTTGCACTTTTGGTTACCGCTTGTCGCCAATCGCTTTTTCTGGTAATATGCTGAGTATGGATCAAGTGACTGGTTAATCGATAAATGACCCTCTGCCAATGAGGGCAAACAATATCCTGGTTCAGGGAAGGTGATGCAAAGTGGCTGGTAAAGAGATGGTTTGCCGCCAGGAGAAAAACCTGGCCGGTTGCACCTGTACTTACAGTGCTTGCAACAGGCGGGGCATTTGCTGCGAGTGCGTGGCCTACCACCGCAAAAATGGAGAAATACCGGGCTGTTTTTTCCCGCCCGCAGCCGAGAGGACATACGACCGCTCCATTGAGGCGTTTATCCGCGCTTATAGCAAAGCTTGAAAGCGGCCCGGCTAAAGGGCCGCTTTTTGGCATATAGTAAATATGGGGTTGCAATCAGGTGCGCGGTGCAAAGGTGTTGCAGGCGGTCTCATCGCTGCAGGTGGGCCGCCTGGTGCGGCTGGACATTACCTCGATCTCTCCGGCGTGGCAGATAAAGTCGCGGTTGTGCTTGCACTCTTCCACCTTGCATTTGACCTTGCCGGTCATTTTCAGCACCTCCTGAAAAATAAATTTTGCTTCATAAATAGCCTTTACCGTCCGGCGGGGCGTTATGCTGGCAGGTTTTTACCTGTTTGCAGCCAATATTTACTTAACAATGCCTGATGTTTTTGTCATTTTGTTGAGCTATGGAGAGATCATATGCAGATTGTTGCCCGTGCCAAAATCAATCTGGGCCTGGCCGTGCTGGGCCGCCGGGCCGACGGTTTTCATGCAGTGGATATGGTCATGCAGACCATTAGTACTGGCGATTTGCTCACCATAGAGCCGGCGGAAACCATCAGTGTGGATGTGAGCCGCCCCGACCTGCCGGGCGGTCCGGAAAACCTGGCCTACCGGGCCGCCGCCCTGCTGCAGAAAGTTTCCGGCTTTCGGCAGGGAGCGCGCATATACATAGAAAAACGCATTCCTCTGGCCGCGGGGCTGGCCGGTGGCTCGGCCGACGCCGCAGCAGTGCTCAAAGGTCTGAACCAATTGTGGGGGCTGGGCCTTTCTCCGGGCGAATTGATGGAGCTGGGCTCCGCCCTGGGTTCCGACGTGCCTTTCTGTCTGGTGGGCGGGACGGCGCGCGCCCGGGGACGGGGTGAATTGATTGAGCCGTTACCGCCGCTGGCGGGGCGCGGCGTGGTGCTGGTCAAGCCTGCTTTTGGCGTGTCCACGCCCCGGGTTTACCACTTTTACGACCAGCTGCCGCCCCGCCCTCCGGCAGGAATAGAACCGCTGGTAGTTGCGCTGGAACAGGAGGACTGGTCGGGTCTTTGCGCCGCTCTGGTCAATGACCTGGAAAGGGCTACGCTGGCTCTGCATCCCGAAATTGCCGAAATAAAGGAAGCGATGCTGCGGGCCGGTGCGCCGGGTGTGCTCATGTCGGGCAGCGGCCCCACGGTTTTCGGTTTGTGCGCCGACCGGGATGCCGCCCGCCGGGTGGCGGAAAAGCTGGATTTGCCGGGGTGCTGGGTGGATGTGGCGGTGACGGTGTAGAGAGTGAAAACTGCGCTAGTGGTAGTATATGGATTATTTGTCTTGACATGTATATAAAACCTGAAAAACGGGGAGGTATGTATTAGTGACCGAACCCAGACTGGTGCCCATCAAACTGGACAATTACAAGCCGCTGCGGGAAATGGTGTTCGAATCGCTGCGGGAGGCCATTATTCAGGGCCGCCTCAAGCCGGGCGAGCGGTTGATGGAGATACAGCTGGCCGAGGAAATGGGCGTCAGCCGCACACCGGTGCGGGAGGCCATCCGCAAGCTGGAACTGGAAGGCTTTGTGGTGATGGTGCCGCGCAAGGGAGCCTATGTAGCGGGCATTTCCGTGAAAGACATTGTGGACGTGTTTGAAGTGCGGGCGGCGCTGGAAGCGCTGGCGGCCGGACTGGCGGCCGAGCGGGCCACCGAGGAGGAGCTGGAGGAACTGGAGCGCTCGCTGGTGCAGATTTCCGAGGTTACCGGTCGGGAAGACATCGACGCCCTTGTGGAAACCGACATCAATTTCCATGAATTGATCTACAAGGCCTGCCGCAATGAGCGTCTGGTGCAGATTTTGACGCACCTTAAAGAGCAGATCACGCGCTTTCGCACCACTTCGCTTTCCCAGCCGGGTCGCTCCAAGCACGCTGTGGAAGAACACCGCAAGATTGTGGAGGCCATCAGCGACCGCAATGTGGAATTGGCCAGCACTCTGGCCAGGGAGCATATTGAAAACGCCGAACAAAGTCTCTTAAACGCCATTCAGGGGGAGAAGGAATAATGCTGTCTGCGCTGGTGCTGGCCGGCAGTCTCAACCGGGGACGGCTGCAGGAATGCAGCCGCGAGCCCTACGAAGCCATGATTTCCATTGGCGGACGGAGTATGGTCTCCTATGTGGTGCAGGCCCTTTTAAACTGTGCCCGGGTTGGCCGTGTGCTGGTGGTGGGACCCGAGATTGCCGACCTGCCGGACGGGGTGGAAGTGGTGGCGCCGGCCGGTGACTTGCTGGACAACGTGGAAAGGGGAGTGCGGGCTCTGGGCGATGCCGGGCAGGTGCTGCTGGCTACCTGCGACATTCCCCTTTTGAGCGGGCGGGCGGTGGAAAATTTCCTCTGCCTTTGCCGCCAGCGCCAGGCGGATATCTATTACCCGGTGATTGAAAGGCA carries:
- a CDS encoding trimethylamine methyltransferase family protein, producing the protein MEPYLSNYTEQCTPRLKWLSEAQLEQIHLASLEVLERTGIVVQNQQALALLKEAGCRVREDRVWIPGWLVEECLRLAPKRVMVANRLGQRVMPLEKNRVYYGTGSDLPFTIDMESKERRVSTKKDVEEAALLMDYLPNYDFIMSYAIATDTPSSVSDLHQFAAMTINSSKPIIFTAHNPENTEAIIQMAAACVGGEDELRHNPYIILYSEPISPLVHTQDGVGKMFKCFDYNVPVVYTPGVLAGATTPVTKAGCITLMNAEALAGVVMAQLYKKGAPIIIGGGATPMDMKYSTTLYGAPETGMNYAAMTELAQFYGLPNFTEAGCTNSPLPDVQAGVEAALSIMFNQLCGANLVHDVGYLEGGKTGYLPFLVVCDDIIDMARYTGAGTRTSPEHLAVDCIHDVGPGGNYLAHDHTFKYFRQEIWSPRFFIRYRWEQWEEQGRETTLDRAISKVRQVLASHKPAALPAAAQQTLMDIIARRQREARS
- a CDS encoding trimethylamine methyltransferase family protein; protein product: METLRYASRHGHGLALATLAPAQIEQIHQASCRILSEVGVLVHHDEAAALLQKAGAYTDGSGRTYLPVALVEWAIRTAPSRITLYNRLGRPAMWLEGHNAYFGTGSDTLYFFDPDSGERRPWRSQDVAAALRVADALPGIDFVMSMGMLEEVDKRLHNRIQYALMLKNSSKPQVVIAEDDKTLADIIDMAAAAVGGREKLAHQPLFALYCEPTSPLQLPYESVAKLLLAAERRVPVNFACGALAGATTPVTVAGTVVQANAEALCGLVVHQLKNPGAPFLYGYGDSPLDMRTMQALYAVPEALMLQGCLCDLARYYRLPSWGYAGCTSAKVFDEQAVVEATMFTLLGALQGCNLMHDVFYMESGRTGSLELLVLMDEVISRVRFMLRGVDTSPQQLAVEAIARVGPGGNFLADDHTADHFRQSWQPIVSDFQTYEGWMAAGGQTTGQRIAGRLRQILDTHRPAPLPEAVEKQIEAILQRAQERL
- a CDS encoding diguanylate cyclase domain-containing protein; translation: MSLKTKLLLTLSGIFAFSALLIWLLLHLFTKNLLAGMAKETTFALGLFLTTLLTFVLTIFWLNHTCLARLNRLTAALHQSGNSPPAGIPVLPGGDELARLSREMNDLLEKLARHRQELEHQEQKHNAILDNMAEGIVVVQNGVIKYANPAAAGMLGCPQDKTDQTFLELVHPQDKAAMHEYCLALTEKGGITRAHPFRSRTADGRERWLEANSTVIGWEEGTAHLHFISDITPRKILEEELSRLMAEKNLILDSLTEMVIFVDRDLHIIWANKTAAQAVGKSVLELMGAKCYEVRFGQDQPCAGCPVQRAMTSGQPYTGELETPDGRWLSINASPVFDNQGNVTGAVEATLDITERRRYEEQLRYLSMHDVLTGLYNRAFFQAEMARLEKSRDYPITVLLADLDGLKLVNDSLGHDRGDELIRACAGQLKAALRSSDILARIGGDEFAALLPDTDAKAAQVIVERLHKHLAAYNNSDPALPVFLSIGWATSPDPSKTLNETLKEADAAMYAQKIQQREKTRPLLCQAITKARPNCDQSNG
- a CDS encoding heavy-metal-associated domain-containing protein, encoding MLLLPFATASFSVGGLFDSQNQAEIKDVLQDIDGVQKVNVDLQEKRVDVTFDSTVLPADYLARTLNSLGYSPYVDIEQQGGGC
- a CDS encoding ATP/GTP-binding protein, with product MNMQCRTGKPTKCAFLGGPGTGKTTLIKQLDVDFSMAGYLSSSCMDFARSYIIRYGPPRTIFEQFLLYEGQKQSEAELSHCDIIFCDNATILNYVYGLLLCDFKSRQQVYALMKLYEWAMKDLPEYEIFYIPREFPLHNDGVIYQNEEMAAVVDQKIKSFLDMMNVPYTVITGDLASRIQQVKDKLGFVPRRECRIE
- a CDS encoding cobalamin B12-binding domain-containing protein, which codes for MGKYSQLADLVLKGDQPQVEQVTRQLLEAGEDPLQIINEGLIAGITEVGVRFKEGELFVPEMMRSAKAMKAGIEILKPAIAGSDIPSAGKVVMGTVKGDLHDIGKNLVIMMLESSGFAVVDLGIDVPVEKFIAAVQEHRPQIVGMSALLTTTMPVMKQVIDALSRENLRENVKVLVGGAPVSAEFAREIGADGYAPDAASAAELCKQMVG
- a CDS encoding aldehyde ferredoxin oxidoreductase family protein, encoding MGIYQGDLVYVNLSTGEVRRRPCAEEVLRAFLGGRGLATYILLRYLSGTVAPLAPENILVLAPGLLGGSRMITTGRLHIAARSPLTGLIGSSNGGGKFAARLRALGIVALVVTGRAERPVYIRLDEERVSIEDATALWGLKTHAARQLIKEREGEGAEAVLIGPAGENLSALGCVATAVGHAAGRTGMGAVMGSKHLKAVVISAAPRTPAPPREAVQAVQEYVAKLKALPCWPEWTREGSASSVSWTDRLGAAGVKNFNQVTFEGIETACGSAYQHLVIRHHSCYNCPVHCRAFVRLDQGRHAGFVGDRGEYEPLSMWGPRCGNADGRESIYLCNLCDEYGIDSFDAGCLVAFAMDLYERGILTREDTDGLELTWGNVPAMEELLLRMVYRRTWLGDALSRGLPKAAVIIGRGAEKYAYHVKGLGLPIMDPRGFKGSALGYAVLSRGADFNQVYAKPEYAYTPQQALAAYGTEKAADRLSEEGKARMVKQCMCANAALDALGICRIPAVAMLLDFDLTETARVVAALAGEPVSGADLLTVGERIVNAERLFNFRCGASGRDDRLPEKFLREPVPEGPCRGQVVRLDFMLQEFYALMGWEADGTVGPARQRELGLAGLDGSEDIATIAAM